One window from the genome of Variovorax sp. PAMC26660 encodes:
- a CDS encoding Bug family tripartite tricarboxylate transporter substrate binding protein — MKRFPLTVLTTALALMPLLGHAQAFPEKSITFVVPFAAGTATDQIARALGNQIATETKQAVIIDNKAGASGFIASQSVAKAPADGYTVLITTNTTHAANEHLFKRLPYDPVKDYAPIAALGKGGQIMVVNPSFPAKSVAEFIALAKKDPGKYSFGSGSSSSRMAGELLQQMADIKLLHVPYKSNTLAITDLLGSQINMMITDTATGLPQVKAGKLRALGISSAARSPLAPDVPTISEAGVKGYEMGYWFAAYAPAKTPPAVVKRLNELLVKAAKSEAAKTAFYEPTGTEVFTTSPEELAKFQTAESQKWGRIVKAAGIEAE; from the coding sequence ATGAAACGATTTCCCCTCACCGTGCTGACCACCGCATTGGCCCTGATGCCACTGCTGGGCCACGCACAGGCCTTCCCTGAAAAGTCCATCACCTTCGTCGTGCCCTTCGCGGCCGGCACCGCCACCGACCAGATCGCACGCGCGCTCGGCAACCAGATCGCGACCGAAACCAAGCAGGCCGTCATCATCGACAACAAGGCCGGCGCCAGCGGCTTCATCGCCTCGCAGAGCGTGGCGAAGGCGCCTGCCGATGGCTACACGGTGCTGATCACCACCAACACCACGCACGCAGCCAATGAGCACCTGTTCAAGAGGCTGCCCTACGACCCGGTGAAGGACTACGCGCCCATCGCCGCGCTCGGCAAGGGCGGGCAGATCATGGTGGTGAACCCGTCCTTCCCCGCGAAAAGCGTGGCCGAGTTCATCGCGCTCGCGAAGAAGGACCCGGGCAAGTACAGCTTCGGCAGCGGCAGCAGTTCGAGCCGCATGGCCGGCGAACTGCTGCAGCAGATGGCCGACATCAAGCTGCTGCACGTGCCTTACAAGAGCAACACGCTCGCGATTACCGACCTGCTGGGCAGCCAGATCAACATGATGATCACCGACACGGCCACCGGCCTGCCGCAGGTCAAGGCGGGCAAGCTGCGCGCGCTGGGCATTTCCAGCGCGGCGCGCTCGCCGCTGGCACCCGACGTGCCCACCATTTCCGAGGCCGGCGTGAAGGGCTACGAAATGGGCTACTGGTTCGCGGCTTATGCGCCCGCGAAGACGCCACCGGCCGTGGTCAAGCGGCTCAACGAACTGCTGGTGAAGGCCGCGAAGAGCGAAGCCGCCAAGACCGCCTTTTACGAACCGACCGGCACCGAGGTGTTCACCACTTCGCCCGAAGAGCTGGCGAAGTTCCAGACCGCCGAGTCGCAGAAGTGGGGCCGCATCGTGAAGGCCGCCGGCATCGAAGCCGAATAG